The proteins below are encoded in one region of Avibacterium volantium:
- the lapB gene encoding lipopolysaccharide assembly protein LapB: MLELLFLLLPIAAAYGWYMGHRSAKKDQEEITNKLSRDYVTGVNLLLSNQQEKAVDLFLDILQKQEQENEIEQSSQFEAELTLGNLFRSRGEVDRALRIHQALERSPNYSFEQKLLAKQQLARDFMTVGFFDRAEALYILLVDEPDFAENALQQLAVIYQKMKEWKKAINVAEKLAKISPHFDPIPLAHYYCEYAQSLDAEQKKMATALLQRALTVYPNCIRASLLLAQNEMLQLDYQSAVKNLENILQQNPAYIGEALSALKYCYEELHQQDNFELFLIKASQVCKSSAVDLALADFIAEKDGLVAAQAKLYQQLTQNPTTIVFHRFIQYQIESAEAGRGKESLELLSKMVGERIKQGFDYRCTNCGYQTNKLIWCCPSCRQWESIKPTPDIEYN, encoded by the coding sequence ATGCTTGAACTGCTTTTTCTACTGCTTCCTATTGCCGCAGCGTATGGGTGGTATATGGGGCATCGTAGTGCGAAAAAGGATCAGGAAGAAATCACCAACAAATTATCCCGTGATTATGTAACGGGGGTGAATTTACTTCTTTCTAATCAGCAAGAAAAAGCAGTTGATTTGTTCTTGGATATTCTACAAAAACAAGAACAAGAGAATGAAATTGAACAAAGTTCACAATTTGAAGCCGAACTCACCTTAGGAAATTTATTCCGTTCCCGTGGCGAAGTGGATCGTGCATTACGAATTCACCAAGCTTTAGAACGTAGTCCTAATTATAGTTTTGAACAAAAACTGCTTGCCAAACAACAGCTTGCGCGCGATTTTATGACCGTTGGCTTTTTCGATCGTGCCGAAGCATTGTATATCCTTTTGGTTGATGAGCCAGATTTTGCGGAAAACGCATTACAGCAACTGGCAGTCATTTATCAAAAAATGAAAGAATGGAAAAAAGCCATTAATGTGGCGGAAAAACTCGCCAAAATTTCACCGCACTTTGATCCTATCCCCTTGGCACATTATTATTGTGAATATGCCCAAAGCCTTGATGCTGAGCAAAAAAAAATGGCTACGGCACTTTTACAGCGCGCTTTAACCGTTTATCCAAACTGTATCCGAGCGTCATTATTACTCGCACAAAATGAAATGTTGCAGTTGGATTATCAAAGTGCGGTAAAAAATTTAGAAAATATTTTGCAGCAAAACCCCGCTTACATTGGTGAAGCGCTGTCGGCTTTAAAATATTGCTATGAAGAATTACATCAGCAAGATAATTTTGAGCTTTTTCTCATTAAAGCGAGCCAAGTGTGCAAAAGCAGTGCCGTTGATCTTGCTTTAGCTGATTTTATTGCAGAAAAAGATGGCCTTGTAGCAGCGCAAGCAAAACTTTATCAACAGCTCACTCAAAATCCCACAACAATCGTTTTTCATCGCTTTATTCAATATCAAATTGAAAGTGCCGAAGCAGGACGCGGTAAAGAAAGCCTCGAGTTACTCTCAAAAATGGTGGGAGAGCGGATTAAACAAGGTTTTGATTATCGCTGTACGAATTGTGGTTATCAAACAAATAAATTGATTTGGTGTTGTCCTTCTTGCCGTCAATGGGAAAGCATCAAACCAACGCCAGATATTGAATATAACTAA
- the pyrF gene encoding orotidine-5'-phosphate decarboxylase, with product MSSKVIVALDYEKEAQALALVDQLDPSQCRLKVGKEMFTTLGTNFIKQLHSRNFDVFLDLKFHDIPNTVARAVRSAADLGVWMVDLHASGGLRMMEEAKNILEPYGKGAPILIGVTVLTSMEDLDLLQIGINASPMEQVIRLAHLTQRAGLDGVVCSPQEVEILRAHCGKDFKLITPGIRPIGSDFGDQRRVMTPAAAIQAGSDYLVIGRPITQAENPAEVLRAINASIVG from the coding sequence ATGAGCAGTAAAGTGATTGTTGCCCTAGATTATGAAAAAGAAGCGCAAGCGCTTGCCCTTGTCGATCAACTTGATCCAAGCCAATGTCGCTTAAAGGTGGGAAAAGAAATGTTTACCACCCTAGGCACAAATTTTATTAAACAGCTACACAGCCGTAATTTTGACGTTTTTCTTGATCTCAAATTCCATGATATTCCTAATACGGTCGCAAGAGCGGTGCGTTCTGCAGCAGATTTAGGTGTTTGGATGGTGGATTTGCACGCCAGTGGTGGTTTACGAATGATGGAAGAAGCCAAAAATATTCTTGAGCCTTATGGCAAAGGTGCACCGATTTTAATTGGCGTTACCGTGCTAACCAGTATGGAAGATCTTGATTTATTACAGATTGGCATTAATGCCTCACCAATGGAACAAGTAATCCGTCTTGCGCATTTAACCCAACGGGCAGGGCTTGATGGCGTAGTTTGCTCACCACAAGAAGTAGAAATTTTACGCGCACATTGTGGCAAAGATTTCAAACTGATCACCCCAGGTATTCGCCCGATTGGCTCTGACTTTGGTGATCAACGCCGTGTAATGACGCCAGCAGCGGCAATTCAAGCGGGTTCTGATTATTTGGTTATCGGTCGCCCAATTACGCAAGCTGAAAATCCAGCAGAAGTGCTACGTGCGATTAATGCGTCTATTGTGGGGTAA
- the yciH gene encoding stress response translation initiation inhibitor YciH, giving the protein MSESTLVYSTETGRIKAEKSQPERAKGDGIVRIERQVSGRKGSGVSVIKGLDLPDDELKKLAAELKKRCGCGGSVKNGLIEIQGEKRELLKQLLEQRGFKVKLVGG; this is encoded by the coding sequence ATGTCAGAAAGTACCTTAGTTTATTCCACTGAAACAGGCCGAATCAAAGCAGAAAAATCACAGCCTGAACGCGCTAAAGGCGATGGCATCGTTCGTATTGAGCGCCAAGTGAGCGGAAGAAAGGGCAGTGGTGTTAGTGTAATCAAAGGCTTAGATTTGCCCGATGATGAATTGAAAAAATTAGCTGCAGAACTGAAAAAACGCTGCGGCTGTGGTGGCTCGGTGAAAAATGGCTTGATTGAAATTCAAGGTGAAAAACGAGAGTTACTCAAACAATTATTAGAGCAAAGAGGCTTTAAGGTTAAGTTAGTAGGGGGATGA
- a CDS encoding pyridoxal phosphate-dependent aminotransferase: MRCENMSAFIVMDIVREAAKYPNAIHFEIGQPDLPPSPKVKQALQQAIEDDQFSYTESLGLPALREKIREFYHRTYQVEVAPHRIILTPGTSGAFLVAYALTLNQGDKLGLTDPAYPCYKNFAYMMDIQPEFIPVDKQDCYQLAPQQLENRQIKALQISSPANPTGNIYTPERLQALNEYCIANQIAFISDELYHGLVYDEQAATALQFNPNAYVINGFSKYFCMPGMRLGWIIVPEEKAREAEIVAQNIFISAPTLSQYGALAAFDYDYLDEIKGIFQERRDFLYNELKALFKIEFKPQGAFYLWADVSDYTQDSYEFAKKMLAEIQVAATPGIDFGENGTKHYLRFAYTRESAHLREGVERMKKWLAEQK; the protein is encoded by the coding sequence ATGCGTTGTGAAAATATGTCGGCATTTATTGTGATGGATATTGTGCGTGAAGCGGCGAAATACCCTAATGCCATTCATTTTGAAATTGGCCAACCTGATTTACCGCCATCACCGAAAGTCAAACAAGCCTTGCAACAAGCCATTGAAGACGACCAATTTAGTTATACGGAAAGCCTTGGCTTGCCCGCATTGCGTGAAAAAATTCGTGAATTTTACCACCGCACTTATCAAGTGGAGGTTGCGCCGCATCGCATTATTCTTACCCCCGGTACAAGTGGCGCATTTCTTGTCGCCTATGCCTTAACCCTTAACCAAGGGGATAAACTGGGGCTGACAGATCCTGCGTATCCGTGCTATAAAAATTTCGCTTATATGATGGATATTCAGCCTGAATTTATCCCTGTTGATAAGCAAGATTGTTATCAGCTTGCACCACAACAGCTTGAAAATCGCCAAATTAAAGCTTTGCAAATTTCTTCACCCGCCAATCCAACGGGCAATATTTATACGCCAGAACGTCTGCAAGCACTGAATGAATATTGCATTGCTAATCAAATTGCCTTTATTTCCGATGAGCTTTATCACGGCTTGGTTTATGATGAGCAAGCCGCGACTGCCTTGCAATTTAATCCGAATGCTTATGTGATTAACGGATTTTCTAAGTATTTTTGTATGCCAGGAATGCGTTTAGGCTGGATTATCGTGCCAGAAGAAAAGGCAAGAGAAGCGGAAATTGTGGCGCAAAACATTTTTATTTCCGCGCCTACATTGAGTCAATATGGTGCGCTAGCTGCCTTTGATTATGATTATCTTGATGAAATTAAAGGCATTTTTCAAGAACGGCGAGATTTTCTGTATAACGAATTAAAAGCCTTATTCAAGATCGAATTTAAACCACAAGGGGCATTTTATCTTTGGGCTGATGTGTCTGATTACACGCAAGATAGCTATGAATTTGCGAAAAAAATGCTGGCTGAAATTCAAGTGGCCGCTACCCCAGGGATCGATTTTGGGGAAAATGGCACCAAGCACTATCTCCGCTTTGCCTACACCAGAGAGAGTGCCCATTTACGCGAAGGCGTAGAGCGAATGAAAAAATGGCTCGCTGAACAGAAATAA
- a CDS encoding YgiW/YdeI family stress tolerance OB fold protein — MKKLSLATILLLSTASLVVSAENLPAANQQAAAVEQKAQIVPDTEKAEKAHKKHHHKHKKEHKKRGGFVDPTNPQPQTKDKKSFANNLPVSQISEQAAWKDDQRIVLQGNIVKQLSKDDFLFRDKSGEIEVEIEPHAWRGKTITPNDEVKILAEVEKSDKKLELEVQRVAKVAKSN; from the coding sequence ATGAAAAAACTTAGTTTAGCAACAATTTTACTATTATCAACTGCTAGCCTTGTGGTTAGCGCAGAGAATTTACCCGCAGCCAATCAACAAGCTGCCGCAGTGGAACAAAAAGCGCAAATCGTACCAGATACGGAAAAAGCAGAAAAAGCGCATAAAAAGCATCATCATAAACATAAAAAAGAGCACAAAAAACGCGGTGGATTTGTTGATCCGACTAATCCACAACCGCAAACCAAGGATAAAAAATCCTTTGCGAATAATTTACCTGTAAGTCAAATTAGCGAGCAAGCTGCTTGGAAAGATGATCAACGCATTGTTTTACAAGGAAATATTGTTAAACAATTAAGCAAAGATGATTTCTTATTCCGCGATAAGAGCGGTGAAATTGAAGTGGAAATTGAGCCGCACGCGTGGCGTGGCAAAACGATCACGCCAAATGATGAAGTGAAAATTCTTGCGGAAGTGGAGAAATCCGACAAAAAATTAGAATTGGAAGTTCAACGTGTTGCAAAAGTGGCAAAAAGTAATTAA
- the tenA gene encoding thiaminase II, whose product MFTVENLIAQSQPYWDNYIQHSFVQQLATGRLPRQCFQHYLQQDYLYLFQYSRALSLGIFKADNFAEIHTAHQANEVLLKEIQLHIAFCQEWGISEQDLQKVPESTACVAYTRYVLDCGIKGGLAELYTALAPCMLGYAAIGKMLGSQTPTPNNPYQKWIDTYAAPDFQQAAAEFSAMLNGLFENVSAKQQQQLQHIFTTATRMEIDFWQMGLDLS is encoded by the coding sequence ATGTTTACCGTAGAAAACCTGATCGCCCAAAGCCAGCCTTATTGGGATAATTATATCCAACATTCCTTTGTGCAGCAGCTCGCCACAGGTCGCCTGCCACGCCAATGCTTTCAACATTATTTACAGCAAGATTATCTCTATCTTTTTCAGTACAGCCGTGCATTATCGCTAGGTATTTTCAAAGCGGATAATTTTGCTGAAATTCACACCGCTCACCAAGCCAATGAGGTGTTGCTGAAAGAAATTCAGCTACATATCGCATTTTGTCAAGAATGGGGTATTTCTGAGCAAGATCTGCAAAAAGTGCCTGAATCCACCGCTTGTGTGGCCTACACGCGTTATGTGCTGGATTGTGGCATCAAAGGTGGGCTTGCGGAACTTTATACAGCCCTTGCGCCTTGTATGTTGGGCTATGCGGCAATCGGCAAAATGCTCGGCAGCCAAACGCCAACGCCGAATAATCCTTATCAGAAATGGATCGATACTTACGCCGCACCAGATTTTCAACAAGCTGCGGCGGAGTTTAGTGCAATGCTCAACGGATTATTTGAAAATGTTTCAGCAAAACAACAGCAACAATTACAACATATTTTCACCACGGCGACACGAATGGAAATTGACTTTTGGCAAATGGGGCTAGATTTAAGCTAA
- a CDS encoding response regulator, which produces MRILLIEDDPLIGDGLNIGLGKSGFSVDWFQDGESGMQALASAPYDAVVLDLTLPKKDGLQVLQQWRKANQDVPVLILTARDSLEQRIEGLQLGADDYLGKPFALGEVVARLQALIRRRYGQTQSLLTHGAVSLDLGQHKAFLRNQEVSLTGTEYKLLELFMHHKERVLSRGFIEEKLYTWNDEVSSNALEVHIYNLRQKLGKPFIRTIHGVGYALGTIEE; this is translated from the coding sequence ATGCGAATTTTATTAATTGAAGACGATCCGTTGATCGGTGATGGGCTTAACATTGGGCTCGGCAAATCAGGTTTCAGTGTCGATTGGTTTCAAGACGGTGAAAGCGGTATGCAAGCCTTGGCTTCCGCCCCTTATGATGCCGTGGTGCTCGATCTCACCTTGCCGAAAAAAGACGGCTTGCAGGTGTTGCAACAATGGCGTAAAGCCAATCAAGATGTGCCTGTACTTATTTTAACCGCACGAGATAGCTTAGAACAACGCATTGAAGGTTTGCAACTCGGGGCGGACGATTATCTCGGCAAGCCCTTTGCTCTCGGTGAAGTGGTCGCTCGCTTACAAGCGCTCATTCGCCGCCGTTATGGGCAAACACAATCGCTTCTCACCCACGGTGCGGTGAGCCTTGATCTGGGGCAGCACAAAGCCTTTTTGCGTAATCAAGAAGTTTCCCTCACAGGGACGGAATACAAGTTACTTGAGCTATTTATGCATCATAAAGAGCGGGTACTTTCTCGCGGATTTATTGAAGAAAAGCTCTATACTTGGAATGATGAAGTGAGTAGCAATGCGTTGGAAGTGCATATTTACAATTTACGTCAAAAACTCGGCAAACCGTTTATTCGCACGATACACGGCGTAGGCTATGCCCTTGGTACAATCGAGGAATAA
- the qseC gene encoding quorum sensing histidine kinase QseC — protein MKPRSLRLRLILILSLLASAIWLASTAIAWSAARSQVNEVFDTQQILFAKRLATSHLKSILIERYRPEGKNYRQKPPHFRKRKNYDDDALAFAIFNHDGEMLLSDSENGNNFIYEPKRGFNNTTLQGDDDEWRIFWLPAAEGRLMIAVGQELEYRQELVEKMVLGQMWIWFASLPVLLAVIIWAISRELSILRNVSEQVSQRSPDDEQPLDTQQVPKEILPLVQNLNQFFTRTATSLLRERRFTSDAAHELRSPLTALRIQTELAQMAGDDEIMRNQALQNLTLGIDRASQLVEQLLTLSRLDNLNELAHLNTIEWDKLITELVAERYLKAEKAGITFIFEPLSKPNTQQGEPLLLSLMLRNLIDNAIAYCPKGSEIRLILQQDKLIIADNGGGVPDDALDKLGQRFYRPAGQNEKGSGLGLSIVQRIAQLHHYQVRYKNAENSRGEKGFWVEILLDKKAP, from the coding sequence ATGAAACCGCGTAGCTTACGTCTTCGTCTAATTCTCATTCTTTCCCTGTTAGCCAGCGCTATTTGGCTGGCATCTACTGCGATTGCGTGGTCGGCAGCGCGTAGCCAAGTAAACGAAGTTTTTGATACACAACAGATTTTATTCGCCAAACGGCTAGCCACTTCGCATTTAAAAAGTATTTTAATTGAGCGCTACCGCCCCGAAGGAAAAAATTATCGCCAAAAACCACCGCACTTTCGCAAAAGAAAAAATTACGATGATGATGCCCTTGCCTTTGCAATTTTTAATCACGATGGTGAAATGCTGCTAAGTGATAGTGAAAACGGCAACAATTTCATTTATGAACCGAAAAGGGGCTTTAATAACACCACCTTGCAAGGTGATGACGATGAATGGCGAATTTTTTGGCTGCCCGCGGCGGAAGGCAGATTAATGATCGCCGTGGGACAAGAGCTGGAATATCGCCAAGAATTAGTCGAAAAAATGGTGCTAGGTCAAATGTGGATTTGGTTTGCTAGCCTGCCTGTGTTGCTTGCCGTGATCATTTGGGCCATTAGCCGTGAACTGTCCATATTGCGCAATGTGAGCGAACAGGTGAGCCAGCGTAGCCCTGATGATGAACAACCGCTCGACACGCAGCAAGTGCCAAAAGAAATCTTGCCACTAGTGCAAAATTTGAATCAATTTTTTACCCGCACGGCAACCAGCCTACTCAGAGAGCGGCGTTTTACATCTGATGCAGCGCACGAATTGCGCAGCCCGCTCACCGCGTTGCGTATTCAAACTGAACTTGCACAAATGGCAGGCGATGATGAAATAATGCGTAATCAAGCATTGCAAAACCTTACGCTAGGCATCGATCGTGCAAGCCAATTGGTGGAACAGCTGCTTACACTCTCTCGCTTAGACAATCTCAATGAATTAGCCCATCTTAACACCATTGAATGGGATAAATTAATCACCGAGCTTGTGGCGGAGCGTTATTTAAAAGCCGAAAAAGCAGGGATCACATTCATTTTTGAACCGCTAAGCAAACCCAATACGCAGCAAGGCGAACCATTATTGCTTTCTTTAATGTTACGTAATCTGATCGACAACGCCATTGCCTATTGTCCTAAAGGCAGCGAAATTCGCCTTATTTTACAACAAGATAAACTCATCATCGCCGACAACGGTGGTGGCGTTCCTGATGACGCCCTGGATAAACTCGGCCAACGCTTCTACCGCCCAGCAGGCCAAAATGAAAAAGGCAGCGGCTTGGGATTATCTATCGTACAACGCATCGCCCAATTACATCACTACCAAGTGCGGTATAAAAATGCCGAGAATTCGCGTGGGGAGAAAGGGTTTTGGGTGGAGATTTTATTAGACAAAAAAGCACCTTAA
- a CDS encoding hemerythrin domain-containing protein codes for MSLENRMKQADQQWQSASYQDTISHILSRFHQRHREQLQELIPLAEKVEERHADHPDCSKGLADALKNAYADLSSHMMKEEQILFPMIQAGNYMMARMPIQVMEFEHDEHGATIEMLRTLTHNMTPPADACTSWRNLYQGIQEFCDDLQEHIHTENNILFPRVLSEQ; via the coding sequence ATGTCATTAGAAAATAGAATGAAACAAGCCGATCAACAATGGCAAAGTGCCAGTTATCAAGACACCATCTCGCATATCCTGTCGCGCTTTCATCAACGTCATCGTGAACAATTACAAGAGCTAATTCCCCTGGCAGAAAAGGTAGAAGAACGCCACGCTGATCACCCTGATTGTTCAAAAGGTTTAGCTGACGCGCTAAAAAATGCCTATGCGGATTTGTCTAGCCATATGATGAAAGAAGAACAAATCTTGTTCCCAATGATCCAAGCAGGTAATTATATGATGGCACGAATGCCCATTCAGGTAATGGAATTTGAACACGATGAACACGGTGCAACGATTGAAATGTTACGCACTCTTACTCACAATATGACGCCACCTGCCGATGCTTGCACTTCTTGGCGCAATCTCTACCAAGGTATTCAAGAGTTTTGTGATGATCTGCAAGAACATATTCACACGGAAAATAATATCTTATTCCCACGTGTATTAAGCGAACAATAG
- a CDS encoding SirB2 family protein encodes MIFYAIYTHFFCAFISLGLFIIRALMQFAGKDWRAIKLLKILPHLSDTLLIVSGAILLFSLGIGFPWWIIAKFALLISYIIFAAKFFKRGTANNPAAFLLALISFVGAMILGYNH; translated from the coding sequence ATGATTTTTTATGCTATTTACACCCACTTTTTTTGTGCTTTTATTAGCTTAGGGCTATTTATTATTCGTGCCTTAATGCAATTTGCAGGAAAAGATTGGCGCGCCATAAAATTACTCAAAATCCTACCGCACTTATCCGATACGCTACTGATCGTAAGCGGTGCAATCTTATTATTCTCCCTAGGAATAGGCTTTCCTTGGTGGATTATCGCCAAATTTGCCTTATTAATTAGCTACATCATTTTTGCCGCTAAGTTTTTCAAACGAGGCACAGCCAATAACCCAGCGGCATTTCTGCTTGCATTAATTTCATTTGTTGGCGCAATGATACTCGGCTACAACCATTAA
- the gyrA gene encoding DNA topoisomerase (ATP-hydrolyzing) subunit A yields MTNLVSNVTPVSIEEELKSSYLDYAMSVIVGRALPDVRDGLKPVHRRVLYSMDQSGITYNKAYVKSARVVGDVIGKYHPHGDSAVYDTIVRMAQPFSLRYMLVDGQGNFGSVDGDAPAAMRYTEVRMQKITQELLTDLDKETVDFSPNYDGKEMIPDVLPTKIPALLVNGSSGIAVGMATNIPPHNLGEVLDGCLAYLDNEDITIDELMQFIPGPDFPTAALINGRKGIEDAYKTGRGKVYVRAKAEIETSEKGRETIIVTEIPYQVNKAKLVEKIAELVRDKKIEGISNVLDVSNKEGFRIEIEVKRDAVGEVVLNNLYALTQMQVTFGINMVALDHGQPKLFNLKQIIEAFVKHRREVVTRRTVFELRKARERAHILEGLAIALANIDPVIELIRASKTGDEAREALLARGWDLGNVSGMLEAAGMNASRPEDLAPEFGVRDGLYYLSEEQARAILDLRLQRLTGLEHEKIVTEYQQILVEIGELLRILNSTERLREVVCEELERVKAEFNDERRTEITMASGDINLEDLIAQEDVVVTLSHEGYVKYQPLTDYEAQRRGGKGKSATKMKEEDFIEKLLVANTHDTILCFSSRGRLYWLKVYQLPQASRGARGRPIVNILPLDENERITAILPISAYEENKFVVMATAGGMVKKIALTEFSRPRSNGIIALNLRDEDELIGVDITDGSNEIMLFSSQGRVVRFAESAVRPMGRTATGVRGIKLALTNDLAEDESAVEIEEISDDNSEETLDLNIDKVVSLVIPKDNGAILTATQNGYGKRTDLAEYPTKSRNTKGVISIKVSERNGKVVAATQVEENDQIMLITDAGTLVRTRVSEVSIVGRNTQGVRLIRTAEDEQVVSLERVCDVDDEESDIETDNVEE; encoded by the coding sequence ATGACGAATTTGGTTTCAAACGTTACCCCTGTGAGTATTGAGGAAGAGCTGAAATCTTCCTATCTTGACTACGCAATGTCCGTGATTGTTGGGCGTGCGTTGCCTGATGTGCGTGATGGGTTAAAGCCGGTACACCGCCGTGTTTTATATTCAATGGATCAAAGTGGCATTACCTATAATAAAGCCTATGTAAAATCTGCCCGTGTGGTGGGTGATGTGATCGGTAAATATCACCCGCACGGTGATAGCGCGGTTTATGACACCATTGTGCGTATGGCGCAGCCGTTTTCATTGCGTTATATGTTGGTGGACGGTCAAGGTAACTTCGGTTCAGTAGATGGCGATGCTCCAGCGGCAATGCGTTATACCGAAGTGCGTATGCAAAAGATCACGCAGGAATTATTAACGGATTTAGACAAAGAAACCGTGGATTTCTCGCCAAACTATGATGGCAAAGAAATGATCCCTGATGTGTTACCAACCAAAATTCCAGCCTTGTTAGTCAATGGTTCATCGGGAATTGCGGTGGGTATGGCAACCAATATTCCCCCACATAATTTAGGTGAAGTGCTAGACGGTTGTTTGGCTTATTTAGACAACGAAGACATCACCATTGATGAATTAATGCAATTTATTCCTGGCCCAGATTTCCCAACGGCGGCGTTAATTAATGGTCGCAAAGGCATTGAAGATGCCTATAAAACAGGGCGTGGAAAGGTTTATGTGCGTGCCAAAGCCGAAATTGAAACTAGCGAAAAAGGCCGTGAAACCATTATCGTGACGGAAATTCCTTATCAAGTAAACAAAGCGAAATTGGTAGAAAAAATCGCTGAGTTGGTGCGTGATAAAAAAATCGAAGGCATCAGCAACGTACTTGATGTATCCAATAAAGAAGGTTTCCGTATTGAAATTGAAGTGAAACGCGATGCTGTGGGCGAAGTGGTGCTAAACAACCTTTATGCACTCACCCAAATGCAAGTGACCTTTGGTATCAATATGGTGGCGTTGGATCATGGTCAGCCGAAATTATTCAATTTAAAACAAATTATTGAAGCCTTTGTGAAGCACCGCCGTGAAGTGGTGACGCGCCGTACAGTGTTTGAACTGCGTAAAGCCCGTGAGCGTGCGCATATTTTAGAAGGTTTAGCCATTGCCTTAGCCAATATCGATCCGGTTATTGAATTAATTCGTGCGTCAAAAACCGGTGATGAAGCCCGTGAAGCCTTGCTTGCACGCGGTTGGGATTTAGGCAACGTGAGTGGAATGTTAGAAGCGGCAGGAATGAATGCTTCTCGCCCTGAAGATCTTGCGCCAGAATTTGGTGTGCGTGATGGGTTATATTACCTTTCTGAAGAACAAGCTCGCGCCATTTTAGATTTACGTTTACAACGCCTAACAGGCTTAGAACACGAAAAAATCGTTACCGAATATCAACAAATCTTGGTCGAAATTGGCGAATTATTACGCATTTTAAATAGCACTGAACGGTTAAGAGAAGTGGTGTGTGAAGAGTTAGAACGCGTTAAAGCGGAATTTAACGATGAACGCCGCACTGAAATCACAATGGCATCAGGCGATATTAATTTAGAAGATTTAATCGCACAAGAAGATGTTGTGGTAACCCTTTCTCACGAAGGTTATGTGAAATATCAACCACTTACTGATTACGAAGCACAACGCCGTGGCGGTAAAGGTAAATCTGCAACCAAGATGAAAGAAGAAGATTTCATCGAAAAATTACTGGTTGCCAACACCCACGATACGATTTTATGTTTCTCTAGCCGTGGACGTTTATACTGGCTCAAAGTGTATCAATTACCGCAAGCCAGCCGTGGCGCGCGTGGTCGTCCAATCGTGAATATTCTGCCATTAGACGAAAACGAGCGTATCACCGCTATCTTGCCAATTTCCGCTTATGAAGAAAATAAATTTGTGGTGATGGCAACCGCGGGCGGTATGGTGAAAAAAATCGCTTTAACCGAATTCAGCCGCCCACGTTCAAACGGGATTATTGCCCTTAACTTGCGTGATGAAGATGAACTTATCGGCGTGGATATTACAGACGGTTCAAACGAGATTATGCTGTTTTCATCACAAGGACGCGTAGTACGTTTTGCAGAAAGCGCTGTACGCCCAATGGGACGTACCGCAACAGGGGTGCGCGGCATTAAATTAGCCCTAACTAATGATCTTGCGGAAGATGAAAGTGCGGTGGAAATTGAAGAAATTTCTGACGATAACAGCGAAGAAACCCTTGATCTGAATATCGACAAAGTGGTGTCGCTGGTGATCCCGAAAGATAACGGCGCAATCCTTACCGCAACGCAAAACGGTTATGGTAAACGTACCGATTTAGCGGAGTATCCAACCAAATCGCGTAACACCAAAGGGGTGATTTCTATCAAGGTGAGCGAGCGTAACGGTAAAGTGGTTGCCGCGACCCAAGTGGAAGAAAACGACCAAATTATGCTGATTACCGATGCAGGAACCTTAGTCAGAACCCGCGTTAGCGAAGTGAGCATTGTTGGACGAAACACCCAAGGGGTTCGCCTAATTCGCACCGCCGAAGACGAGCAAGTAGTGAGCCTTGAGCGTGTTTGTGATGTGGACGATGAAGAATCGGACATTGAAACAGACAATGTGGAAGAATAA